A window of Leptospira licerasiae serovar Varillal str. VAR 010 contains these coding sequences:
- a CDS encoding DUF932 domain-containing protein yields MSINYEELKERAPSVFSDSHYGQTSERYLHIKTSDVISLFQEKGWEIQTASEKNVRVEDRRGFQKHLVILKHNDYKIEDEGNLNVVIRNSHDQTNSLELFYGFMRVVCGNQLMVRNLGTGGHSIFRHYKKNREPIQTKINQVLNGFDGFVEEIRFLKAKELSPDKVKLFVKNAVDLRFGSDFVGDQESIENSVLRVRRTEDQGFDSWKVLNRVQETFVKGLGRYIVPSVGQRKIKSLTSIDRLVSFNNDLWQLAKKI; encoded by the coding sequence ATGAGTATTAATTACGAGGAGTTGAAAGAAAGAGCTCCATCTGTTTTTTCGGATTCCCATTACGGGCAAACAAGCGAAAGATATTTGCATATTAAAACCTCTGATGTCATCTCACTCTTTCAAGAGAAAGGGTGGGAGATTCAAACTGCCTCAGAGAAGAATGTCAGGGTAGAAGATCGGAGAGGTTTTCAGAAGCACCTTGTGATCTTAAAACACAATGACTACAAAATTGAGGACGAAGGAAACCTAAATGTAGTAATCCGTAATTCCCACGATCAAACAAACTCACTCGAATTATTCTACGGCTTTATGAGAGTCGTTTGTGGTAATCAGTTAATGGTCCGAAACCTGGGGACTGGCGGTCATTCAATCTTTCGACACTACAAGAAGAATCGAGAACCGATTCAAACTAAGATTAATCAAGTTTTGAATGGGTTTGATGGTTTTGTCGAAGAGATTAGATTTCTAAAAGCTAAGGAACTTTCTCCCGACAAGGTAAAACTATTCGTAAAGAACGCTGTAGATCTTCGTTTCGGATCTGACTTTGTTGGAGACCAGGAAAGTATTGAAAACTCAGTCCTAAGAGTTCGCCGCACCGAAGACCAGGGATTTGATTCTTGGAAGGTCCTAAATCGAGTCCAGGAAACTTTTGTCAAAGGTCTTGGTCGATATATAGTTCCTTCCGTCGGTCAAAGAAAAATAAAGAGTCTCACGAGCATTGATAGGTTAGTCTCTTTCAATAATGATCTCTGGCAGTTGGCAAAAAAAATATAA
- a CDS encoding TIGR04452 family lipoprotein, which translates to MTNCLNCKKSRFLVRLTLFLCFSFYDCNLLNEAGLADDRLKGSEVKQRIQDAVNTYVAVAASYDPSVLTASNALLNAQASSLAGINSGDYYHKSDVDKCISEIQTWGYLIRSPGFIAMIQCHLKPSSPIY; encoded by the coding sequence ATGACGAACTGTCTAAATTGCAAGAAGAGTAGGTTTCTCGTTCGATTAACTCTTTTTCTTTGTTTTTCCTTTTATGACTGCAATCTTCTCAACGAAGCAGGGTTAGCTGATGATCGACTAAAGGGATCTGAAGTAAAGCAAAGGATCCAAGATGCAGTAAATACATACGTCGCTGTAGCCGCTTCTTATGATCCTTCAGTCCTTACCGCCAGTAATGCTCTATTAAATGCTCAAGCTTCGAGTCTTGCAGGTATCAATTCCGGTGACTACTATCACAAATCAGATGTGGATAAATGTATCAGTGAAATTCAGACCTGGGGGTATCTGATTAGATCTCCTGGCTTCATTGCAATGATTCAGTGCCATTTAAAACCTTCTAGTCCAATTTATTAG
- a CDS encoding helix-turn-helix transcriptional regulator, which yields MDFTTFRRKVGLRLKELRIERNLSQEDLDSGDDGIPYRTIQNIEAGRSSINLRTIYKICRKLKVNAMELFDLEKLSNHPPKKRARKKTLYKKVTTKSNLNK from the coding sequence GTGGATTTCACTACCTTTCGCCGAAAAGTCGGTCTTAGATTAAAGGAATTGCGGATTGAAAGGAACCTTTCTCAGGAAGATCTAGATTCTGGCGATGATGGAATTCCTTATCGAACGATACAGAATATTGAAGCGGGAAGATCTAGTATAAATCTCCGAACAATCTACAAGATTTGTAGAAAGCTAAAGGTCAATGCAATGGAACTGTTTGATTTAGAAAAGCTGAGTAATCATCCACCCAAAAAAAGAGCCCGCAAGAAGACACTATATAAGAAAGTGACTACAAAAAGTAATTTAAATAAGTAA
- a CDS encoding Eco57I restriction-modification methylase domain-containing protein — protein sequence MDFKSKIRKLVWDFENENTWKSSEEHIQTLFTSRLLEILGYRVGNIRINKGQEVKTGKIPDILLLNDSGNTLLVIESKDAKKSESLDSRYKSKTFIEQLLGYCRAEGIHWGILTNFVEWRIYSVYQNRLYLNKKFAFHELLWPGINKEDYVDLLSDEGIRFLELISKDKLVRSKGRIDDDPVYYPKQDEIKEKFFQDLKKWRSNIRNYISKNYSHSFELSKIDLMTQQILDRLIFIDYCADNNIITQDRLHAIVHSKEKLYQELRTIFLDMDEKFNSELFSQSDCDLIEIEDSVLRPVIIELSNTDFSKLTVHVLGEVYENYLGELLQSGRKGEIIDKKKTQIKGSHGIYYTPDFIVNYIVENTVGIVLSKCKTLHEISQVKVLDPACGSGSFLIRVFDEFLKHHERISPIGLYHFEVRKKILQNNIYGIDLDERAVEIAKLNLLVKALEGSARTSLTGRKLLPNLKLNIRCGNSLIFGEGNSSQMELFRNQHFRDLAELTKLTEQYHHEKYDDSEKEKLYSQIQIIEDTVNRKLNKNLFNYFENPDNVRPMNYSVLFPQVKAAGGFDCIVGNPPYLSYYARFKQEMLKKEEIYYKEHYEFISESNRIIDKNQIKGKFNTVMFFFERSIHLLKDRGLCSFIVDLNIIKEPYKDIRQYLVNTASISEIVTDIEGWGEVGSGQIIINYQKGLNSNKKIRIKKTLLDKSPRYEQQSSFISFFTDFNNRKSKKDSLESIIKKIENNSKKLSEIFPNKLIRTSINFAGKKSTFLTTRNANDAKPLAEGGDSITHKYCIPQINSYIKYDKNIIHSINKSNNKKEIAKQNKQGKVGGLGDISVFLNPKIIVRQAGESIVATFYEKELYLDYSLFSISKGDGPNFKSVDLKEVLAILNSKLISFYAWNKNIIEHGKGGTPQIRIKGLRNIPYPNLTKEASVALSQLTDSILKLNKDTNTLQNNKIRIQSLSREIDQIVYQIYGLTESEINIIENSK from the coding sequence ATGGATTTTAAAAGTAAAATAAGAAAGTTAGTATGGGACTTTGAAAATGAAAATACATGGAAAAGTTCAGAAGAACATATTCAAACTTTATTCACTTCTAGACTTTTAGAGATATTAGGATACAGAGTCGGTAATATTCGAATTAACAAAGGCCAAGAAGTAAAAACTGGTAAAATACCTGATATACTATTACTAAATGATTCAGGGAATACTCTATTAGTTATCGAATCAAAAGATGCCAAAAAAAGTGAATCTTTAGACTCCCGATATAAAAGTAAAACATTCATTGAACAGCTTTTGGGCTACTGTAGAGCTGAAGGAATTCATTGGGGAATATTAACTAATTTTGTAGAATGGCGAATTTATTCAGTCTATCAAAACAGATTATATTTGAATAAGAAATTTGCATTTCATGAACTACTCTGGCCCGGAATAAATAAAGAAGACTATGTCGACCTATTATCGGATGAGGGAATACGTTTCCTCGAACTTATCTCTAAGGATAAACTTGTGCGAAGTAAAGGTCGCATTGATGATGATCCAGTTTATTATCCAAAGCAAGATGAAATTAAAGAAAAATTTTTCCAAGATTTAAAGAAATGGAGAAGTAATATTCGGAATTATATTTCAAAAAACTATTCCCACTCCTTTGAATTGAGTAAAATCGATTTAATGACACAACAAATATTGGATCGGCTTATTTTCATCGATTATTGTGCTGATAACAATATAATTACGCAAGATCGGTTACATGCAATAGTTCATAGTAAAGAAAAGTTATATCAAGAATTAAGAACCATTTTCCTTGATATGGATGAAAAGTTCAATTCTGAGTTATTTTCTCAATCAGATTGCGATCTAATAGAGATAGAAGATAGCGTTCTTAGGCCAGTAATAATTGAACTTTCTAATACAGATTTTAGCAAACTGACCGTTCATGTCTTAGGAGAGGTCTATGAAAACTACCTGGGAGAGCTTCTCCAATCAGGCCGAAAAGGAGAAATTATTGACAAAAAGAAAACACAAATTAAGGGTTCGCATGGAATTTATTACACTCCTGATTTTATTGTAAATTATATAGTTGAAAACACGGTCGGGATAGTATTAAGTAAATGTAAAACTTTGCATGAAATTAGCCAGGTAAAAGTTTTAGACCCCGCATGTGGTTCCGGTTCATTTCTTATTCGCGTATTTGATGAATTTCTAAAACACCATGAAAGGATTAGTCCTATCGGACTATATCATTTTGAAGTTAGAAAGAAAATTCTTCAAAATAATATCTACGGCATAGACCTGGACGAAAGGGCTGTCGAAATCGCAAAATTAAATTTATTAGTAAAAGCGTTAGAAGGAAGTGCAAGAACTTCATTGACCGGAAGAAAACTTTTGCCAAACCTTAAGCTAAACATTCGCTGCGGAAACAGCCTAATCTTCGGAGAAGGCAATAGCTCGCAAATGGAATTGTTTCGAAATCAACATTTTCGAGATCTTGCCGAACTAACGAAACTCACTGAGCAATACCATCATGAAAAATACGATGATAGTGAGAAGGAAAAACTGTATAGTCAGATTCAAATAATTGAAGATACAGTGAATCGTAAGTTAAACAAAAATCTATTTAACTATTTTGAAAACCCAGATAACGTTAGACCGATGAATTACTCTGTGCTATTTCCACAGGTAAAAGCTGCTGGAGGATTTGATTGCATTGTGGGAAATCCTCCATATTTAAGCTACTACGCCCGATTTAAACAAGAAATGTTAAAAAAGGAAGAAATCTATTATAAAGAACATTATGAATTCATATCAGAATCCAATCGAATTATTGATAAAAATCAAATTAAAGGAAAATTCAATACGGTAATGTTCTTCTTTGAAAGATCGATTCACCTTTTGAAAGACAGAGGATTATGCTCATTTATCGTTGATTTAAATATTATCAAAGAGCCTTACAAAGATATTCGTCAATATTTAGTGAATACAGCTTCAATTAGTGAAATAGTTACTGATATTGAAGGGTGGGGAGAAGTCGGATCTGGCCAAATAATTATCAATTATCAAAAGGGGTTAAATAGTAATAAAAAAATTAGAATTAAAAAAACTCTACTTGATAAAAGCCCAAGATATGAACAGCAATCGAGTTTTATTTCATTCTTTACCGACTTTAACAATCGAAAGAGTAAGAAAGACTCATTAGAATCAATAATTAAGAAAATTGAAAATAATTCCAAAAAGCTAAGCGAGATTTTTCCAAATAAATTAATTCGTACGTCTATAAATTTCGCGGGGAAAAAATCCACATTTCTGACCACACGAAATGCAAATGACGCAAAACCTCTTGCTGAAGGCGGCGACTCGATTACGCACAAATATTGCATACCTCAAATTAATTCGTATATAAAATATGATAAAAATATAATTCATTCCATTAATAAAAGTAATAATAAGAAGGAAATTGCGAAACAAAACAAACAGGGTAAGGTTGGCGGCCTTGGTGATATTTCAGTCTTCCTGAATCCAAAGATAATAGTTCGTCAGGCTGGAGAGTCTATAGTGGCAACTTTCTATGAAAAAGAACTTTATTTAGATTATAGTCTGTTTTCCATTTCAAAAGGAGACGGACCAAATTTTAAAAGCGTAGATTTAAAAGAAGTATTAGCTATATTAAATTCTAAATTAATATCATTCTATGCTTGGAATAAAAATATTATTGAACACGGTAAAGGAGGGACTCCACAGATTCGAATAAAGGGCCTAAGGAATATTCCGTATCCAAATTTAACGAAAGAGGCCTCGGTAGCTCTAAGTCAATTAACAGATTCCATTTTAAAACTCAACAAAGACACAAACACATTGCAGAATAATAAAATTCGCATACAATCACTTTCTAGAGAAATAGATCAAATTGTTTATCAAATTTACGGACTGACCGAAAGCGAAATTAATATTATTGAAAATTCGAAATAA
- a CDS encoding AAA family ATPase — MIELIRISDVAAFGSTPEELSSLSRINFIFGSNGSGKTTISRIIANEEEYGSCSVLWKAGTKLQPMVYNSDFVDRNFVQLSEMKGVFTLGEEQAEVLSQIENKKGEIDTLRRKNIRLSEELNGNEDSNGMIKDMTIIESKFKDDCWEMKKKYDDSFGTAFIGYRNSADRFRDKVLIEDSSNKSTLLDLSELLKKAENVFSEESLPEDKVIEIDGNSLVKHESNAILSKRIIGKDDVDIAAMIKKLGNSDWVRAGLNYFELNNSVCPFCQRTTEESFTKSLTEYFDETFIKDTKGIQDLAFRYSADADLLQQSINQIIANPSRFLDLEKLKFQSDLLNTKIVINNQRITEKVKEPSQIVVLEPLESILEVFNTLISTVNLEINNYNQVIANISIEKDKLIGEVWCLVLSELKDILDSYKKKKHELQKAISNIQDKIHENDREIGTKSQQLRDLEMRMTTIQPTIDGINDLLLKFGFQNFKLDKSDAGNFYKLIRSNGANAKDTLSEGEKTFVCFLYFYYLLKGSESESGMITDRIVVFDDPISSLDSEVLFIVSSLIKKLFEEVRSEAGIIKQIFVLTHNVYFQKEVAFNPKRRTRGVNDESFWIIRKLENTQKLQKHTSNPIKTSYELLWSEIRNPSRSNLTIQNTLRRILENYFKILGGIDPDRICDMFEGRDKLICKSLFSWVHDGSHFAQDDLYVAIDDIQIENYLQVFREIFNRSGHEAHYNMMMGNDSN, encoded by the coding sequence ATGATTGAGTTGATTAGAATTTCCGACGTTGCGGCTTTTGGTTCCACACCTGAGGAACTTAGCAGTCTTTCTAGAATTAATTTTATTTTTGGCTCTAATGGTTCGGGAAAAACAACGATAAGTCGTATTATTGCTAATGAAGAAGAATATGGATCTTGCTCAGTATTATGGAAGGCAGGAACAAAGCTTCAGCCTATGGTCTATAATTCCGATTTTGTTGATCGTAATTTCGTTCAATTGAGTGAAATGAAAGGGGTTTTTACTCTAGGTGAAGAACAGGCAGAAGTTTTATCTCAGATAGAAAATAAGAAAGGTGAGATTGATACATTAAGAAGAAAGAATATAAGACTTTCCGAAGAATTGAATGGAAATGAAGATTCCAATGGAATGATTAAAGACATGACGATCATTGAATCCAAATTTAAAGATGATTGTTGGGAAATGAAGAAAAAGTATGATGATTCGTTTGGTACCGCATTTATAGGATATCGAAATTCTGCAGATAGATTTCGCGATAAAGTTTTAATTGAAGATTCATCTAATAAATCAACTCTTCTTGATCTAAGTGAATTGCTAAAGAAAGCGGAAAATGTTTTCAGTGAAGAGTCTCTACCGGAAGACAAGGTTATTGAGATCGACGGAAATTCTCTTGTAAAGCACGAAAGCAATGCCATCTTATCAAAACGTATCATAGGTAAGGATGATGTAGATATAGCAGCAATGATTAAAAAGTTAGGGAATAGTGATTGGGTTCGAGCTGGCCTTAATTATTTCGAACTTAATAATAGTGTTTGCCCCTTTTGTCAACGGACTACAGAAGAGTCATTTACTAAAAGTTTGACTGAATACTTTGACGAAACTTTTATTAAAGATACCAAAGGAATTCAAGATTTAGCTTTCCGTTACTCTGCTGATGCAGACCTTTTACAACAGTCAATCAATCAAATTATCGCTAACCCATCTCGTTTTTTGGATCTCGAGAAATTGAAATTTCAAAGTGATTTATTAAATACAAAAATAGTCATAAATAATCAGAGGATCACTGAGAAAGTTAAGGAACCTAGTCAGATTGTAGTGTTAGAGCCTCTCGAGAGTATTTTGGAAGTTTTCAATACTTTAATTTCAACAGTGAATTTGGAAATTAATAATTACAATCAAGTCATTGCAAATATTTCAATAGAAAAAGATAAACTTATCGGAGAAGTTTGGTGTTTAGTTCTTTCTGAGTTAAAGGATATTCTTGATTCTTATAAAAAGAAAAAGCATGAACTTCAAAAGGCCATTTCAAATATTCAAGATAAGATTCATGAAAATGATAGAGAGATTGGAACTAAATCTCAGCAATTGCGTGACTTAGAAATGAGGATGACTACTATTCAGCCAACTATTGACGGAATTAACGATTTGCTTTTGAAATTTGGTTTTCAAAATTTCAAGCTCGATAAGTCAGATGCCGGTAATTTCTATAAATTGATCCGATCGAATGGCGCAAATGCGAAAGATACGCTCAGTGAAGGCGAGAAGACATTTGTATGCTTTTTGTACTTTTATTATTTGTTAAAAGGTAGTGAATCGGAAAGTGGCATGATAACGGATCGTATTGTCGTATTCGATGATCCTATTTCAAGTTTAGATAGTGAAGTTCTTTTTATTGTTAGCTCATTGATTAAGAAATTATTTGAAGAGGTGAGATCGGAAGCTGGAATTATTAAGCAGATATTTGTCCTTACTCATAATGTCTATTTTCAAAAGGAGGTAGCTTTTAATCCTAAGAGACGAACTCGAGGAGTAAATGATGAATCCTTTTGGATCATTAGAAAACTAGAAAATACTCAAAAACTTCAAAAACATACAAGCAATCCGATAAAAACATCTTATGAATTGCTATGGTCTGAGATACGAAATCCGAGTAGATCGAATCTTACAATTCAGAATACTTTACGAAGAATTTTAGAAAACTATTTTAAGATATTGGGAGGTATAGATCCTGATCGAATATGTGATATGTTTGAAGGTCGGGATAAACTGATTTGCAAGTCGCTTTTTTCTTGGGTTCATGATGGATCTCATTTTGCACAGGACGATCTTTATGTAGCAATTGACGATATCCAGATTGAGAATTATCTACAAGTTTTTCGCGAAATTTTTAACAGGTCTGGACACGAAGCCCACTATAATATGATGATGGGCAATGATAGTAATTAA
- a CDS encoding transposase gives MQAALKYTEINSRRQSFTPTRPWIEFGIFNTRNPNRGPPFLQSRTAPSIRNTENINLFPTPLPKHYNPALNTDYFTEITKKILNDFYPKHCPTPECNNRILDKEISTRPDLIRCPQCRYLTSRLSYTPLHHFKLPIWMFGYILYESLIQYPKVVTATELSKRLRIGYNAASLLKRRFQLFASNQLPKYKKLTYEALNDQFKDFLLPPNENRDITKIMAKKPYTCVDTVVLYSAGERASQGRKRYRHSGQTASIYLSEKLGGRQVGTLVQTIAIKQGPVFFSSVSNQKAETLGPLIKEHLPTTTPLFTDQGYPWLWEIYKNHRSVNHSARSKDNRFRFARNRWSKNGVHNQVAEGNHRVLKTAFAAYGYIKPKYSQMYLNEFSFIKNANVFGLDVLVSNDDANNGMRCRDRDAFAVNPRARQREAVRIERKGLLSQYVIQKFT, from the coding sequence ATGCAAGCAGCCTTAAAATACACGGAAATCAACTCTCGCAGACAATCCTTCACTCCTACTCGACCTTGGATTGAATTCGGAATATTTAATACACGTAATCCGAACCGAGGACCACCTTTCCTCCAATCCAGAACCGCCCCTTCCATTAGAAATACCGAAAATATAAACCTCTTCCCAACACCCCTACCTAAACACTACAACCCAGCACTAAACACTGATTACTTCACGGAAATAACCAAGAAGATACTTAATGACTTCTACCCAAAACACTGTCCTACTCCTGAATGTAACAATAGAATCTTAGATAAGGAAATCTCAACAAGACCAGATCTAATTAGATGTCCTCAATGTAGATATCTAACATCAAGACTAAGTTACACTCCCCTTCATCATTTCAAACTTCCAATATGGATGTTCGGATATATCCTTTATGAATCACTAATACAATACCCAAAGGTAGTAACAGCAACAGAACTAAGTAAGAGGCTAAGAATAGGATATAATGCAGCCAGCTTACTAAAGAGAAGATTCCAACTCTTTGCATCAAACCAATTACCAAAGTATAAGAAGCTAACCTACGAGGCTCTAAATGATCAGTTCAAGGACTTCCTACTCCCTCCAAATGAGAATAGAGACATTACTAAGATCATGGCAAAGAAGCCTTATACTTGCGTAGACACTGTTGTATTATATTCAGCAGGTGAAAGAGCGAGCCAAGGTAGGAAACGTTACAGACATAGTGGACAAACCGCTTCTATATACCTTTCAGAGAAATTAGGAGGGAGACAAGTCGGAACTCTTGTACAGACTATAGCAATAAAGCAAGGACCAGTATTCTTCTCATCAGTATCTAATCAAAAAGCAGAGACTTTAGGACCTCTGATTAAAGAACACTTACCTACTACAACTCCACTTTTTACAGACCAAGGATACCCTTGGCTTTGGGAAATATACAAGAACCACAGATCAGTTAATCATTCTGCGAGATCGAAAGATAATAGATTCAGATTTGCTCGTAATCGGTGGAGTAAGAATGGAGTCCACAATCAAGTTGCAGAAGGAAACCATAGAGTTCTAAAAACCGCTTTTGCTGCTTACGGATATATAAAGCCAAAGTATTCCCAAATGTATCTGAATGAGTTTAGCTTCATTAAGAATGCTAACGTATTCGGACTGGATGTGCTGGTTAGTAATGATGATGCCAACAATGGAATGAGGTGTAGAGATAGGGATGCTTTTGCTGTCAATCCGAGAGCGCGACAGAGGGAGGCGGTTCGGATTGAGAGGAAAGGATTACTATCTCAATACGTCATTCAGAAGTTTACCTAA
- a CDS encoding flagellar hook-basal body protein, which produces MLRGMYTGSNGMIVQQTRMDVISNNLANVDKTAFKRDTTLFKTFPELLIHRFSEDGVGKVPMGSFDTAPVVGKLGLGAEVNEIYTRFEQGAVKKTDNPFDMMLQDRPGTEHPAFFSVLTNRGERLSRSGAFVLDTNGYLVTPQGFPLMGENGPIKVARGNFLIKENGEVWINGEIGNDPRNSVGADKNRFETPVLLDRIKIRTVENPRHLDKEGDSFYNDTPESGEPRPFLLEEEPNLLQGYLEASNVSVVTEMVEMIEVNRSYEANQKTVQTQDQMLGKLLNDVLR; this is translated from the coding sequence ATGTTAAGAGGAATGTACACCGGATCCAACGGGATGATCGTGCAGCAAACACGTATGGATGTGATTTCCAACAATCTTGCGAACGTTGACAAGACCGCCTTCAAAAGGGACACAACGTTGTTCAAAACTTTTCCTGAACTTTTGATCCATAGATTTAGTGAGGACGGAGTGGGGAAGGTGCCTATGGGATCTTTTGATACTGCTCCTGTTGTCGGCAAACTCGGGTTAGGCGCCGAGGTAAATGAAATTTATACTAGATTTGAACAAGGTGCAGTGAAGAAGACGGACAATCCTTTCGACATGATGTTGCAAGATAGACCTGGCACCGAACATCCTGCATTTTTTAGCGTTTTGACGAATAGAGGAGAAAGACTTTCTCGCTCCGGTGCATTTGTCCTGGATACGAACGGTTACTTGGTGACTCCTCAAGGTTTTCCTTTGATGGGCGAGAATGGTCCGATCAAAGTCGCTCGTGGGAATTTTTTGATCAAAGAGAATGGAGAAGTTTGGATTAACGGTGAGATCGGTAATGATCCTCGTAATTCCGTTGGAGCCGATAAGAATAGATTCGAAACTCCTGTTCTTTTAGATCGTATCAAGATCCGCACCGTAGAGAATCCTCGTCATTTGGATAAAGAAGGCGATTCTTTCTATAACGATACTCCTGAGTCTGGTGAACCAAGACCTTTCCTTTTAGAAGAAGAGCCTAACCTTCTCCAAGGTTATTTAGAAGCTTCTAATGTTAGTGTTGTCACCGAAATGGTGGAAATGATCGAAGTAAACCGCTCTTACGAGGCGAATCAGAAGACTGTTCAGACCCAAGATCAGATGTTAGGTAAACTTCTGAATGACGTATTGAGATAG
- a CDS encoding ATP-grasp domain-containing protein translates to MKKKGYFLSLGAGKNQVPLISAARALGLEVAAVDKNDKAPGFAMASLRIIESTFEYRRILRAVAENPLPTPIIGIGTRSFGKATYSAAYLAEKLKLKYASTESVLKFSDKQILKETLAPKGIRVPREIPSSEIKAKSKSFPYPWILKPSQGSGKSGIQLVESDSDLKSIVNIISPKKQSKSKTSANSPHPETWLLEEYIPGPEYTVLGLVDESDFHLVNISLKETSSFPPFLEAAHRLPFPKSELEGEIKMLCRAIVKATGLKNCPFVAEFRSDENGDLVLIEAAPEVGGEYLADVLVPGYSGYDYFTNLVKLLVGEPIIPPPSSLEIPKKLKSQVRFDIPPRGVSVLKSWEDFPANYGETILFNQNLKELGSKLDTSLGNETRTRVLCLRSKVSSSEEEWNGSVKNRLKAEYEAR, encoded by the coding sequence ATGAAGAAAAAAGGGTATTTTCTCTCCTTAGGAGCCGGCAAAAACCAGGTACCCTTGATCTCTGCAGCAAGAGCCTTAGGCCTAGAAGTAGCAGCGGTAGATAAAAACGATAAGGCCCCCGGATTTGCAATGGCGAGTCTACGAATCATAGAGTCCACCTTCGAATACAGAAGGATCTTGAGAGCCGTCGCCGAAAATCCTTTGCCCACCCCGATCATTGGGATCGGAACAAGATCCTTCGGCAAGGCAACCTATAGCGCGGCTTATCTTGCGGAAAAATTAAAACTCAAATATGCAAGCACAGAGTCCGTATTAAAATTTTCTGATAAACAAATCTTGAAAGAGACCTTAGCCCCTAAAGGAATAAGAGTACCTCGAGAAATCCCGTCTTCGGAGATCAAAGCAAAATCTAAATCATTTCCTTATCCATGGATCTTAAAACCGAGCCAAGGCAGCGGCAAATCCGGGATCCAACTAGTAGAATCCGATTCGGATCTTAAATCTATCGTAAATATAATATCACCCAAAAAACAATCCAAGTCAAAGACCTCTGCAAATTCCCCTCATCCGGAAACTTGGCTTTTAGAAGAATACATTCCAGGTCCTGAATATACCGTTTTGGGATTGGTAGATGAATCCGATTTTCATCTTGTAAATATTTCCTTAAAGGAAACTTCTTCCTTTCCTCCATTTCTGGAAGCAGCTCATAGACTCCCCTTCCCTAAATCCGAATTGGAAGGTGAGATCAAAATGTTATGTAGAGCGATCGTTAAGGCAACAGGTCTCAAAAACTGTCCTTTTGTAGCGGAGTTCAGATCGGATGAGAACGGAGATCTTGTTTTGATCGAAGCTGCTCCGGAAGTAGGCGGTGAATATCTGGCAGACGTTCTTGTGCCCGGTTATTCAGGTTACGATTATTTCACCAATCTGGTAAAACTTTTAGTGGGAGAGCCGATTATTCCGCCTCCTTCTAGTTTAGAAATTCCTAAAAAACTAAAATCTCAAGTTCGTTTCGATATTCCGCCAAGAGGCGTTTCCGTTCTGAAATCCTGGGAAGATTTTCCCGCAAATTACGGAGAGACGATTCTTTTCAACCAAAACTTAAAAGAACTCGGTTCTAAGTTAGATACATCTTTGGGCAATGAAACAAGAACAAGAGTTCTTTGTCTAAGATCAAAAGTATCTTCTTCCGAAGAAGAATGGAACGGTTCGGTAAAAAATCGTTTGAAGGCGGAATATGAAGCCCGCTGA
- a CDS encoding class I SAM-dependent methyltransferase, translated as MKPADHPSKEAWETHYTRPKAKLSYPDENLVRMISKFPSSSPSPKALDFGTGSGRHCILLKDFGYEVYAADYSENSIQSVKDSYPWAHTFLLNSPPYPFEDEKFDLVVSWGVLHYNSPDLAKSMLDDTFRILKKDGYLAASVRAEGDTHLKAEKGKIGTADLAGGATWFYSLENVKDLLKKFSSFEIGYTERTPLGKLDERICHWIFLAKK; from the coding sequence ATGAAGCCCGCTGATCATCCTTCCAAAGAAGCTTGGGAAACTCATTATACCAGACCTAAAGCGAAACTTTCTTATCCGGATGAGAACTTAGTTCGAATGATCTCTAAGTTTCCATCTTCCTCTCCTTCCCCGAAAGCTTTGGATTTTGGGACCGGTTCTGGAAGACATTGTATTCTTCTAAAAGATTTCGGATATGAAGTGTATGCCGCAGATTACAGCGAAAATTCCATCCAATCGGTCAAAGATTCTTATCCTTGGGCTCATACTTTTCTTTTGAATTCTCCTCCTTATCCTTTTGAAGATGAAAAATTTGATCTCGTTGTTAGCTGGGGAGTATTACATTATAATTCTCCTGATCTCGCAAAATCCATGTTAGATGATACTTTCCGTATTTTAAAAAAAGACGGTTATCTTGCAGCCTCGGTAAGAGCGGAAGGTGATACTCACCTTAAGGCGGAAAAAGGTAAAATCGGAACTGCAGATCTTGCCGGCGGCGCCACCTGGTTTTATTCTCTGGAGAATGTAAAAGATCTTTTGAAAAAATTTTCTTCCTTCGAGATTGGTTATACTGAAAGAACTCCACTAGGAAAATTGGATGAGAGGATTTGTCATTGGATCTTTCTCGCCAAAAAATAA